Proteins from a single region of Mesotoga infera:
- a CDS encoding prepilin-type N-terminal cleavage/methylation domain-containing protein, which produces MRTRDGFSLLEVVIALAILGLFVAGGIFLIVRYNSMSQGITHVSAIQAATSFVRHFIRQDSVLRAVGDDSDVILERVNERLVLIENALNGPNEGMGFLATAGFGDLRIEISPLEQSSVMYNGNDWILFTVEAMISDIDRNSKEEKVYVTISSQ; this is translated from the coding sequence ATTAGAACTAGAGATGGTTTCTCGTTGCTTGAAGTGGTTATTGCTCTAGCGATTCTTGGATTATTCGTTGCGGGCGGGATTTTTCTGATAGTCCGATACAATTCTATGTCGCAAGGAATAACTCATGTTTCAGCAATACAAGCTGCGACGAGTTTTGTTCGTCATTTCATTAGGCAAGACTCGGTTTTGAGAGCTGTTGGAGATGATTCAGATGTCATTTTGGAAAGGGTCAACGAAAGGTTAGTCTTGATTGAGAACGCCCTTAATGGACCTAATGAAGGAATGGGTTTTTTGGCTACAGCAGGGTTTGGAGATCTGCGAATCGAAATCTCACCATTGGAACAGAGCTCGGTCATGTATAACGGAAATGACTGGATTCTTTTCACAGTAGAGGCCATGATTTCTGACATAGACAGGAACTCAAAGGAGGAGAAAGTATATGTTACTATCTCATCACAGTAG